The genomic interval GCGCTCGAGCCCGGAGTGCGGCTCGGCGTACACGCCGTCGAACACAGCGATCGCCGGGCGCGTCACCATGCCGATGCAGGCCGCGCGCATCTCGCGCGCCGTGGCGTCGGCCTCGGCCTGGACGGCGTCGAGGTGCTCCTGCGGGAGCTCCCCCGCCGACTGCAGGTACGCCTCGAGGCGCGAGATCGGGTCGCGCTCACGCCACTTCGCAAGCTCCGCGTCGTCGCGGTAGCGCTTCGGGTCGTCTGCGGTGGTGTGCGGGCCCATGCGGTAGGTGACCATCTCGAGGTACGCGGGCCCTTTGCCCGAGCGGGCGTGATCGAGCGCCCAGCGCATCGCTGCGAGCGAGGCGAGCACGTCGTTGCCGTCGACGCGCATGCTGGGGATGCCGAAGCCGGGCGCACGGCCGGCGAGCGGATACTGCGACTGCAGGCCGACTGGCTCCGAGATCGCCCAGTGGTTGTTCTGGCAGACGAAGACGACCGGTGTGCGGTAGGACGAGGCGAAGACCATGGCCTCGTTGACGTCTCCCTGGCTGGTGGCGCCGTCGCCGAAGTAGGCGACGGCCACCTCATCTGCCTCGTCGTGCAGGATGCCGAGGCCGTAGCCGACGGCGTGCAGTGTCTGGGCGCCGATGATGATCTGCAGCGGCGCGATGCGCAGCACGTCAGGGTCGTACGCAGCGCCCTCTTCACCACGCCACATGCGGGCGTAGTCGCCTGGCGCGGCGCCGCGGGCGTACATCACTCCGGTCTCGCGGTAGCTGGGGAAGACGTAGTCGCGGGCGGCCAGCGC from Microbacterium sp. H1-D42 carries:
- a CDS encoding thiamine pyrophosphate-dependent dehydrogenase E1 component subunit alpha, which translates into the protein MSPHTTPIVDTENDLELTERVIAPDGTRVANPQLDRYIQDINFQMLRDLHRDMVVVRRIDAEGVALQRQGQLGLWAPCNGQEAAQIGTARALAARDYVFPSYRETGVMYARGAAPGDYARMWRGEEGAAYDPDVLRIAPLQIIIGAQTLHAVGYGLGILHDEADEVAVAYFGDGATSQGDVNEAMVFASSYRTPVVFVCQNNHWAISEPVGLQSQYPLAGRAPGFGIPSMRVDGNDVLASLAAMRWALDHARSGKGPAYLEMVTYRMGPHTTADDPKRYRDDAELAKWRERDPISRLEAYLQSAGELPQEHLDAVQAEADATAREMRAACIGMVTRPAIAVFDGVYAEPHSGLERERDEYAAYLSTYEEA